The proteins below come from a single Macaca fascicularis isolate 582-1 chromosome 9, T2T-MFA8v1.1 genomic window:
- the HOGA1 gene encoding 4-hydroxy-2-oxoglutarate aldolase, mitochondrial isoform X2 → MLGPQVWSSVRQGLSRSLSRNVRGWASGEGKKVDIAGIYPPVTTPFTATAEVDYGKLEENLHKLGTFPFRGFVVQGSNGEFPFLTSSERLEVVSRVRQAMPKNKLLLAGSGCESTQATVEMTVSMAQVGADAAMVVTPCYYRGRMSSAALIHHYTKVADLSPIPVVLYSVPANTGLDLPVDAVVTLSQHPNIVGMKDSGGDVTRIGLIVHKTRKQDFQVLAGSAGFLMASYALGNAALRDPRAEENDGLVWLLRRPLPRPLAGAEPR, encoded by the exons ATGCTGGGTCCCCAAGTCTGGTCCTCTGTGAGGCAGGGGCTAAGCAGGAGCTTGTCCAGGAATGTGAGGGGCTGGGCctcaggggaggggaagaaggtgGACATTGCGGGCATCTACCCCCCTGTGACCACCCCCTTCACTGCCACTGCAGAGGTGGACTATGGGAAACTGGAGGAGAATCTGCACAAACTGGGCACCTTCCCCTTCCGAG GCTTCGTGGTCCAGGGCTCCAATGGCGAGTTTCCCTTCCTGACCAGCAGCGAGCGCCTCGAGGTGGTGAGCCGTGTGCGCCAGGCCATGCCCAAGAACAAGCTCCTGCTAGCTGGCTCTGGATGCGAGT CCACTCAAGCCACAGTGGAGATGACCGTCAGCATGGCCCAGGTCGGGGCTGACGCGGCCATGGTGGTGACCCCTTGCTACTATCGTGGCCGCATGAGCAGCGCGGCCCTCATTCACCACTACACCAAG GTTGCTGATCTCTCTCCAATCCCTGTGGTGCTGTACAGTGTCCCGGCCAACACGGGGCTGGACCTGCCTGTGGATGCGGTGGTCACGCTTTCCCAGCACCCGAATATTGTGGGCATGAAGGACAGCGGTGGTGAT GTGACCAGGATTGGGCTGATTGTTCACAAAACCAGGAAGCAGGATTTCCAGGTGTTGGCTGGATCGGCTGGCTTCCTGATGGCCAGCTATGCCTTGG GTAACGCGGCGCTTCGGGATCCCAGGGCTGAAGAAAATGATGGACTGGTTTGGCTACTACGGAGGCCCCTGCCGCGCCCCCTTGCAGGAGCTGAGCCCCGCTGA
- the HOGA1 gene encoding 4-hydroxy-2-oxoglutarate aldolase, mitochondrial isoform X1, with the protein MLGPQVWSSVRQGLSRSLSRNVRGWASGEGKKVDIAGIYPPVTTPFTATAEVDYGKLEENLHKLGTFPFRGFVVQGSNGEFPFLTSSERLEVVSRVRQAMPKNKLLLAGSGCESTQATVEMTVSMAQVGADAAMVVTPCYYRGRMSSAALIHHYTKVADLSPIPVVLYSVPANTGLDLPVDAVVTLSQHPNIVGMKDSGGDVTRIGLIVHKTRKQDFQVLAGSAGFLMASYALGAVGGVCALANVLGAQVCQLERLCLTGQWEDAQKLQHRLIEPNAAVTRRFGIPGLKKMMDWFGYYGGPCRAPLQELSPAEEEALRVDFTSNGWL; encoded by the exons ATGCTGGGTCCCCAAGTCTGGTCCTCTGTGAGGCAGGGGCTAAGCAGGAGCTTGTCCAGGAATGTGAGGGGCTGGGCctcaggggaggggaagaaggtgGACATTGCGGGCATCTACCCCCCTGTGACCACCCCCTTCACTGCCACTGCAGAGGTGGACTATGGGAAACTGGAGGAGAATCTGCACAAACTGGGCACCTTCCCCTTCCGAG GCTTCGTGGTCCAGGGCTCCAATGGCGAGTTTCCCTTCCTGACCAGCAGCGAGCGCCTCGAGGTGGTGAGCCGTGTGCGCCAGGCCATGCCCAAGAACAAGCTCCTGCTAGCTGGCTCTGGATGCGAGT CCACTCAAGCCACAGTGGAGATGACCGTCAGCATGGCCCAGGTCGGGGCTGACGCGGCCATGGTGGTGACCCCTTGCTACTATCGTGGCCGCATGAGCAGCGCGGCCCTCATTCACCACTACACCAAG GTTGCTGATCTCTCTCCAATCCCTGTGGTGCTGTACAGTGTCCCGGCCAACACGGGGCTGGACCTGCCTGTGGATGCGGTGGTCACGCTTTCCCAGCACCCGAATATTGTGGGCATGAAGGACAGCGGTGGTGAT GTGACCAGGATTGGGCTGATTGTTCACAAAACCAGGAAGCAGGATTTCCAGGTGTTGGCTGGATCGGCTGGCTTCCTGATGGCCAGCTATGCCTTGG GAGCTGTGGGGGGCGTGTGCGCCCTGGCCAATGTCCTGGGGGCTCAGGTGTGCCAGCTGGAGCGACTGTGCCTCACAGGGCAGTGGGAAGATGCCCAGAAACTGCAGCACCGCCTCATCGAGCCAAACGCTGCG GTAACGCGGCGCTTCGGGATCCCAGGGCTGAAGAAAATGATGGACTGGTTTGGCTACTACGGAGGCCCCTGCCGCGCCCCCTTGCAGGAGCTGAGCCCCGCTGAGGAGGAGGCACTGCGCGTGGATTTCACCAGCAACGGCTGGCTCTGA
- the HOGA1 gene encoding 4-hydroxy-2-oxoglutarate aldolase, mitochondrial isoform X3 yields the protein MLGPQVWSSVRQGLSRSLSRNVRGWASGEGKKVDIAGIYPPVTTPFTATAEVDYGKLEENLHKLGTFPFRGFVVQGSNGEFPFLTSSERLEVVSRVRQAMPKNKLLLAGSGCESTQATVEMTVSMAQVGADAAMVVTPCYYRGRMSSAALIHHYTKVADLSPIPVVLYSVPANTGLDLPVDAVVTLSQHPNIVGMKDSGGDVTRRFGIPGLKKMMDWFGYYGGPCRAPLQELSPAEEEALRVDFTSNGWL from the exons ATGCTGGGTCCCCAAGTCTGGTCCTCTGTGAGGCAGGGGCTAAGCAGGAGCTTGTCCAGGAATGTGAGGGGCTGGGCctcaggggaggggaagaaggtgGACATTGCGGGCATCTACCCCCCTGTGACCACCCCCTTCACTGCCACTGCAGAGGTGGACTATGGGAAACTGGAGGAGAATCTGCACAAACTGGGCACCTTCCCCTTCCGAG GCTTCGTGGTCCAGGGCTCCAATGGCGAGTTTCCCTTCCTGACCAGCAGCGAGCGCCTCGAGGTGGTGAGCCGTGTGCGCCAGGCCATGCCCAAGAACAAGCTCCTGCTAGCTGGCTCTGGATGCGAGT CCACTCAAGCCACAGTGGAGATGACCGTCAGCATGGCCCAGGTCGGGGCTGACGCGGCCATGGTGGTGACCCCTTGCTACTATCGTGGCCGCATGAGCAGCGCGGCCCTCATTCACCACTACACCAAG GTTGCTGATCTCTCTCCAATCCCTGTGGTGCTGTACAGTGTCCCGGCCAACACGGGGCTGGACCTGCCTGTGGATGCGGTGGTCACGCTTTCCCAGCACCCGAATATTGTGGGCATGAAGGACAGCGGTGGTGAT GTAACGCGGCGCTTCGGGATCCCAGGGCTGAAGAAAATGATGGACTGGTTTGGCTACTACGGAGGCCCCTGCCGCGCCCCCTTGCAGGAGCTGAGCCCCGCTGAGGAGGAGGCACTGCGCGTGGATTTCACCAGCAACGGCTGGCTCTGA
- the HOGA1 gene encoding 4-hydroxy-2-oxoglutarate aldolase, mitochondrial isoform X4 yields MLGPQVWSSVRQGLSRSLSRNVRGWASGEGKKVDIAGIYPPVTTPFTATAEVDYGKLEENLHKLGTFPFRGFVVQGSNGEFPFLTSSERLEVVSRVRQAMPKNKLLLAGSGCESTQATVEMTVSMAQVGADAAMVVTPCYYRGRMSSAALIHHYTKVTRRFGIPGLKKMMDWFGYYGGPCRAPLQELSPAEEEALRVDFTSNGWL; encoded by the exons ATGCTGGGTCCCCAAGTCTGGTCCTCTGTGAGGCAGGGGCTAAGCAGGAGCTTGTCCAGGAATGTGAGGGGCTGGGCctcaggggaggggaagaaggtgGACATTGCGGGCATCTACCCCCCTGTGACCACCCCCTTCACTGCCACTGCAGAGGTGGACTATGGGAAACTGGAGGAGAATCTGCACAAACTGGGCACCTTCCCCTTCCGAG GCTTCGTGGTCCAGGGCTCCAATGGCGAGTTTCCCTTCCTGACCAGCAGCGAGCGCCTCGAGGTGGTGAGCCGTGTGCGCCAGGCCATGCCCAAGAACAAGCTCCTGCTAGCTGGCTCTGGATGCGAGT CCACTCAAGCCACAGTGGAGATGACCGTCAGCATGGCCCAGGTCGGGGCTGACGCGGCCATGGTGGTGACCCCTTGCTACTATCGTGGCCGCATGAGCAGCGCGGCCCTCATTCACCACTACACCAAG GTAACGCGGCGCTTCGGGATCCCAGGGCTGAAGAAAATGATGGACTGGTTTGGCTACTACGGAGGCCCCTGCCGCGCCCCCTTGCAGGAGCTGAGCCCCGCTGAGGAGGAGGCACTGCGCGTGGATTTCACCAGCAACGGCTGGCTCTGA
- the C9H10orf62 gene encoding uncharacterized protein C10orf62 homolog — protein sequence MLWVQKKRRRKATSECPPDKDKSPESHKAKNESWIKSHFSRLSEEKLARNNNASTNGNATQTESGSGEASTTIHMETFTTRHGEVGSALHRESFTSRQKASGPPVIQEIHQESGKAPSTDEATWAAVAACTKEIDTQGRHLAHSMLQRATAYQHSGHLESKDINQEELRALEEVEMKLQKNFLTQRENTIAGANHTHTFYGHSHHSHHGHPSHQSHSLPNRRH from the coding sequence ATGCTGTGGGTtcagaaaaagaggagaagaaaggcaACCTCTGAGTGTCCACCAGACAAGGACAAGTCACCAGAATCCCATAAAGCAAAGAATGAAAGCTGGATCAAATCTCACTTTAGCCGCCTTTCCGAAGAGAAGCTGGCCCGCAACAACAATGCCAGCACCAATGGCAATGCTACCCAGACTGAGAGTGGGAGTGGAGAGGCCAGCACCACAATTCACATGGAGACCTTCACCACGAGGCACGGAGAAGTGGGCTCCGCTCTGCACCGGGAATCCTTCACCAGCAGGCAGAAGGCATCTGGGCCGCCAGTGATCCAAGAGATCCACCAGGAGTCTGGAAAAGCCCCATCCACCGATGAGGCCACGTGGGCCGCTGTGGCTGCCTGCACCAAGGAGATTGACACCCAGGGGCGGCACCTGGCTCACTCCATGCTGCAGCGGGCCACAGCTTACCAGCACTCAGGTCACCTGGAGTCCAAGGACATCAACCAGGAGGAGCTGAGGGCCCTCGAGGAAGTGGAGATGAAGCTGCAAAAGAATTTCCTCACCCAGCGGGAAAACACCATAGCTGGTGccaaccacacacacactttctatGGCCACAGTCACCACAGTCACCACGGCCACCCGAGCCACCAGAGCCACAGTCTGCCCAACCGCAGACACTAG
- the MORN4 gene encoding MORN repeat-containing protein 4 isoform X2, with protein sequence MTLTKGSFTYSSGEEYRGEWKEGRRHGFGQLMFADGGTYLGHFENGLFNGFGVLTFSDGSRYEGEFAQGKFNGVGVFIRYDNMTFEGEFKNGRVDGFGLLTFPDGSHGIPRNEGLFENNKLLRREKCSAVVQRAQSASKSARNLTA encoded by the exons ATGACCCTGACAAAAGGTTCCTTCACCTACTCCAGTGGGGAGGAATATCGTGGCGAATGGAAGGAGG GCCGCAGGCATGGTTTTGGTCAACTGATGTTTGCAGATGGTGGCACCTACCTGGGTCATTTTGAGAATGGGCTCTTTAATGGCTTTGGGGTATTGACCTTCTCAGATGGTTCAAG GTATGAGGGGGAGTTTGCCCAGGGCAAGTTTAATGGCGTCGGAGTCTTCATTCGATACGACAACATGACGTTTGAGGGGGAATTTAAAAATGGCAGAGTAGATGGTTTTG GCCTGCTGACTTTCCCCGATGGTTCTCATGGAATCCCCCGCAATGAAGGTCTCTTTGAGAACAACAAGCTGCTGCGGCGTGAGAAGTGTTCTGCCGTCGTTCAGCGGGCCCAGAGCGCCTCCAAGTCAGCCAGAAATCTCACTGCCTGA
- the MORN4 gene encoding MORN repeat-containing protein 4 isoform X4 → MTLTKGSFTYSSGEEYRGEWKEGRRHGFGQLMFADGGTYLGHFENGLFNGFGVLTFSDGSRPADFPRWFSWNPPQ, encoded by the exons ATGACCCTGACAAAAGGTTCCTTCACCTACTCCAGTGGGGAGGAATATCGTGGCGAATGGAAGGAGG GCCGCAGGCATGGTTTTGGTCAACTGATGTTTGCAGATGGTGGCACCTACCTGGGTCATTTTGAGAATGGGCTCTTTAATGGCTTTGGGGTATTGACCTTCTCAGATGGTTCAAG GCCTGCTGACTTTCCCCGATGGTTCTCATGGAATCCCCCGCAATGA